The window tgttttttgtttttttttgttttggagaaTATTGATTGGAGTTTTTGTAGGTATTggtgttgttgttgtttgtgGAGTGGATTGGGTGAATCCGAAGGGGGGAAagtattgaaaaatttaaggatttgattttggattctactgaagaagaagagctgGAGGTGATTTGGTAATGGAATGTGGGTTTTGCTTATTTGGGTTTTGGTAGAGATTTGTAATTGGAGATagattattgttgatttaGGTTTTACAGTAATTTTGAAGCAATTAGAGCTCTGTTTATTAACATGAGCAACAAACAACCGATTAAGTTAGACGACGAACAAATTGCGGAGTTGAGAGAAATCTTCCGGTCGTTTGATCGGAACAACGACGGGAGTTTGACTCAACTTGAACTCGGATCGCTTTTACGATCACTTGGTTTGAAGCCGAGTCCGGATCAGCTTGAGAGTTTGATAATGAAGGCAGATACGAACAGCAATGGATTAGTTGAATTTTCAGAGTTCGTAGCTTTGGTTGAGCCGGAGCTGGTATCGGCTAAATGCCCTTACACGGAGGAGCAATTAAAGCAGTTGTTTAGAATGTTCGATAGAGATGGGAATGGGTTCATCACTGCGGCCGAGTTGGCTCACTCGATGGCCAAACTCGGCCATGCTCTCACCGCGGAGGAACTCACCGGAATGATCAGGGAAGCCGATACCGATGGCGATGGCAGAATCAATTTTCAAGAGTTCTCTCAGGCAATTACTTCTGCTGCATTTGATAATTCCTGGGCATGATGATTTTTCTGGTAACAAtctttctctctatctctttCTCACATTATATTGGACAATTTCTgcagtttttctttcaattgaGAATGGTAGGAATTTTAGTTCACatattggttttgtttacaATATTGAGATTGTAAAGTCTATGCATATGTTTGCTTTGTGTACTATATCTGTATACATTTGTTCATGTTAGCGAGTTATACATAAGTTAGATTATGCTAAACTAGATTTTTAAAGCCATATCTTTACTTATTAATCATGAACTCTTTACATATTAAATGTATACAACATAAACTTGataatcaaaatagaaaatgtagGGAATATAAACTcaaaagattcaaacttcaGGCTAAAAGTCACTCTCTATTGAAACCCCTTTCTCATCTTGGAAGTGTTCAAGGCTTTGAGTTTGACTTCTAATGAAGCTAATATTGTTGGAGTTGGAAACTTTGAGGTTGTATGTTGTTTAGTATGAAGTGAATAAAACATTGGAGGgatggagagagaaagagagaatctCTCAATAAATGTGTCAAATTCAACAGTGAACACAGTTAAAGTTAGTGAAGTTGAGTTATTTAACACCGACTTATGAAGTTGGTGGACCAAACACCTCTAATAATGTCTTGGGTTTagtagtattttctttttgctattgtaaaaggtttttgttttgttgttgtttgatttttacaATTCTTCTTTAGTTTAGTGTTCATTGTTGTCTTTAGATCACTTTTGTGCAcatatctctctctctagtGAATGAAATAAGATGATCATTAAGATTCTCTCGACCAAAGAGTTATGGACAATCTCGGGGAAGATCATCATAGGGTTTCCCATTCTCTCTTTTCCCCCATCACTCCATAGACAAAAGCATGCCCCTTTCAAGCACTACATTTACTCCAATTCGATTATACTATTTGAAACATCGCTATGCACTTatacaatcacaaatattcatgtttgttttgttctttgttaAATGATGTTACATGATCATATGTAGATTGAAGGGTTCACCTCTATGATTTGTTAAAGAAAGTATAGGTCTGTCTAGTTATCCCTCTTATCACTAACCTCTGTCGTCATTTACGGATGCATGCTTGACTACATAgattacttttgaaatatatattgaaacaaAGGTTTATTTGATTAACACAAGTTGAAAAATGTCAACATTGTTGTTATATAAACTTCTTCTGGCAACCATTTGAGCATGAGAAACTAAGGTGTGTGATTGTAAATCGTTTTGCAGTGACTGGAAACAAACAGCAAATGGGGTGTTACCTGGATGGCAAATTATGATATACCAACACAAAGATCTTGTCAAGAAACTGAAAATGGTATTTTTGGGGTTAAGTTTGAATGTCTATTTAGTCTTCAAATCTATACCTATTTTTCTCTGCTTGATAAAGACACGATCGAGTTTAAGTTGTTgggtttcaaattttggttgtttgCTTATAAAGTTGGAAGTCCAAACCAAAGACTGCTGGGATTTTTGCGAAGTATTTTAATTCCAATTCCAGTTTTGGATATGGTGTGTAGTTTGATGCTTTCGTGTTTTAACTTTTGTCCATCGAGATcttgtttaatttcattttttagtcAATGAAATAACTTGAATATGATCGCGTAGTTTAAGATTGCGCAAAAGTAATGCTTTTAGTTGATAAATAACTTGAATATCATatccaatttaaataatttgtatatctgatatttatgttttatacttttttatatcCATGAGTGAAGCCACTCCCGCACACCTCAACTAATCTCACGAGACAACTCATCATGGTTTCGTTTATgagatttatgttttatgtttggTTTGACTTTCTAACTCGTGAACTCTTCCattgacaaaaaaatcttttttggaaataagattaaaaggaaattttgaTGGAAAACATGACTTTTGCCCTCATACatttaagattttgaattgaattggtTACACATTTTCTAAGCTAGAAAAGTATTAAGTTTTAAGCCATTCGAATAGGAATactcagaaaaaaaaaagaattcaaagaGAGATTGCCGAgcattttaacataaaaatataaacctataattgaaagaaaaaaaagtagaaaagttctaaaagaaatgtaatatttaaatgtttcTAAGAGCAAAGGGATAATTACAATCAATACCGATTTTAGAAAGAgacatttacaaaaatagcaaaacaatttAGGATAATAGAATGCATTTAGGATAATAGAATGCATGTCACATAATCATCTAAGTATTTAcgatatgcaaaaaaaaagtacaatagattgcttttttctaaatttttttatgtaaattttcttttagaaataataatagaagtgCATagcaacatattaaaaaattacaaatataacaaaatctaccattattattgatagactctTGTGGTCTATCATAAtaaaccaatttttacaatatagcCAATCAACTATAGATAAACTCaaacaaattttgctatatttgtcattttttaaaaacacggTTACATTTGCAACTGTTACCTATTAAAAATGTGCTATTAAATCCATTGGAAAAACATGGAGATATTGGTAAGAACTAAGAAGAAACttggtaaagaaaaaagaagttgtgCTAAGAACTACTAAACcacattataatatttaatctaaCTAGCTTTGCTAAGAAGGTAACAAACAACCATTTGACACACTAGACAATCTTAGCGAACAAGTCATATGTTACCATCATAAAAGTCGATGGTTTGATTTGCTACTGAGCTTTGAAAcagtaaagaaaaagaaaaaggaactgccaaaaaaagtaaactcatgctttcttctttttggatttGAGCATCACAGTTCCTACAAAAATGCCTAATAAGCATAGAAGTACCACACCAGCAAATACAGGTATCAATATAGCGTATTCCTGTGGTAAGAAATAGTTGTGGATGAAGTGATCACTATCTACAAATGGCTGccattaaacaaaacaaaatacatttGGTTATGTTATATTACCGAACAACCCAAAATCTTAAAGCAACTAATGAGTTACGGTCAATTCAATTATATCAATACTTAACACTCTCACTCCACCTTGTGAATTTGGACCACCTTGTGAATTTGGAAATTTGTAGAATACTCACTTTGTTCATCATTACATTACCAAGAGGAAATTGTTACgttcaaactatttataaaatatagtaaaaactTAAATAGACTATATAGAGtttaatagattttgctatattttgtaaatagtttcaatattttgctacttttgaaaatatcccTTACAAGAATTCAAAAATAGGATGATGGTAGAATAGGTATGGTAGTGTTGGAATTACACTCTCAAACTTACAATTGTAAAAGTTGAGCTttcaaacttatataagtaataaaattgtatactcaAACTTACATAATTGTAGAACTGTAACAACTGTATAATGGTATAAGCTGAAgggttcaatttttattatatgaagTCCAATTTTAACGCTATAAGTTTGAGGGCTCAACTTTTACAATTGAAAGTTCGATGATATAATTGTAACTATCACCGTattaaaaagtgatttttgcaatttgtcTAAAGATATGTTTAATTATACGAATACTTTTTCTCTAATAGATAATATTAATCAATCAGAAATATAATCAgcttttcaaaaagaaaaatcatgaaTATGATCAAGTTCACTAAATGGAATCACACTTGGGTTGAGCATCTATAGACATGGAAGAAGAACTTACCAGGATAACAACCCAGAAAGTATAGT of the Cucumis sativus cultivar 9930 chromosome 3, Cucumber_9930_V3, whole genome shotgun sequence genome contains:
- the LOC101211614 gene encoding probable calcium-binding protein CML18, giving the protein MSNKQPIKLDDEQIAELREIFRSFDRNNDGSLTQLELGSLLRSLGLKPSPDQLESLIMKADTNSNGLVEFSEFVALVEPELVSAKCPYTEEQLKQLFRMFDRDGNGFITAAELAHSMAKLGHALTAEELTGMIREADTDGDGRINFQEFSQAITSAAFDNSWA
- the LOC101208659 gene encoding dolichol-phosphate mannose synthase subunit 2, giving the protein MELADKTVGFLLSLTSLSIFTYYTFWVVILPFVDSDHFIHNYFLPQEYAILIPVFAGVVLLCLLGIFVGTVMLKSKKKKA